From a single Camarhynchus parvulus chromosome 6, STF_HiC, whole genome shotgun sequence genomic region:
- the HIF1AN gene encoding hypoxia-inducible factor 1-alpha inhibitor: MAAASSSSSSSSSSSSSSSSSSSCSSSAAAAGCREGSAVAAGPGWSDSQFRRYSFETRPIPRLSHSDPRAEELIENEEPVVLTDTNLVYPALKWDLDYLQENIGNGDFSVYSASTHKFLYYDEKKMANFKNFKPKSSREEMKFAEFVNRLKEIQQKGSAERLYLQQTLNDTVGRKIVVDFLGFNWNWINKQQGKRGWGQLTSNLLLIGMEGNVTPAHYDEQQNFFAQIKGYKRCILFPPDQFECLYPYPVHHPCDRQSQVDFDNPDYEKFPNFRNVVGYETVVGPGDVLYIPMYWWHHIESLLNGGITITVNFWYKGAPTPKRIEYPLKAHQKVAIMRNIEKMLGEALGNPQEVGPLLNMMIKGRYD; the protein is encoded by the exons ATGGCGGCGGCCTCgtcgtcctcctcctcctcttcctcttcttcttcctcctcctcctcctcttcctcctgctcctcctcggCGGCCGCCGCGGGTTGCCGGGAGGGCTCGGCGGTGGCGGCAGGGCCCGGCTGGAGCGACTCCCAGTTCCGCCGCTACTCGTTCGAGACGCGGCCCATCCCGCGGCTCAGCCACAGCGACCCCCGCGCCGAGGAGCTCATCGAGAACGAG GAGCCAGTGGTGCTGACAGATACAAATCTGGTTTATCCTGCTCTGAAATGGGACCTGGACTACCTCCAGGAAAACATTGGCAATGGGGACTTCTCAGTGTATAGTGCCAGCACACACAAGTTTTTGTACtatgatgagaaaaaaatggcCAATTTTAAGAACTTCAAACCCAAGTCAAGTAGGGAAGAAATGAAGTTTGCCGAGTTTGTGAACAGACTCaaagaaatacaacaaaaagGGAGTGCTGAGAG GCTATATCTACAGCAAACATTGAATGACACAGTTGGAAGGAAGATTGTAGTGGATTTCCTTGGCTTCAACTGGAACTGGATTAACAAGCAGCAAGGGAAACGTGGCTGGGGTCAACTGACTTCTAACCTGCTTCTTATTGGCATGGAAG gGAATGTGACACCAGCCCATTATGACGAGCAACAGAACTTCTTTGCTCAGATTAAGGGTTACAAGAGGTGTATCCTGTTTCCTCCTGATCAGTTTGAATGCCTCTACCCTTATCCTGTGCACCATCCATGTGACAGACAGAGCCAG GTGGACTTTGACAATCCTGACTATGAGAAGTTTCCAAACTTCCGGAATGTGGTTGGCTATGAGACGGTGGTGGGTCCTGGGGACGTGCTGTACATACCTATGTACTG GTGGCACCACATTGAGTCTCTCCTGAATGGGGGGATTACCATCACTGTGAACTTCTGGTACAAG GGTGCCCCAACCCCAAAGAGAATTGAGTATCCCTTAAAGGCTCATCAGAAAGTGGCGATAATGAGGAACATTGAGAAGATGCTGGGAGAAGCCTTAGGAAATCCACAAGAG GTGGGTCCCTTGTTGAATATGATGATTAAGGGCCGGTATGACTAA
- the NDUFB8 gene encoding NADH dehydrogenase [ubiquinone] 1 beta subcomplex subunit 8, mitochondrial: MAAGALRGVLWPRAAAGLRAARAALAAPSGARAASEMSKDMMPGPYPRTPEERAAAAKKYNMRVEDYQPYPDDGMGYGDYPMLPNKSQYERDPWYQWDQPDMRHNWGEPMHWDFDMYIRNRVDTSPTVVPWHTMSKHFLLFLSVMLIMFGLGEIYPSYRPVGPKQYPFNDLYLERGGDPNKEPPAVIHYEI, encoded by the exons ATGGCGGCGGGCGCTCTCCGCGGTGTCCTCTGGCCCCGGGCGGCCGCCGGGCTCAGGGCGGCCCGGGCCGCCTTGGCGGCGCCTTCGGGGGCGCGGGCGG CCTCGGAGATGTCCAAGGACATGATGCCTGGGCCGTATCCGCGGACTCCGGAGGAGCGGGCCGCCGCTGCGAAGAAATACAACATGCGGGTGGAGGACTACCAGCCCTACCCCGACGATGGCATGGG GTATGGAGACTATCCCATGCTCCCTAATAAGTCTCAATATGAGAGGGACCCCTGGTACCAGTGGGACCAGCCAGACATGAGGCACAACTGGGGAGAGCCG ATGCACTGGGATTTTGACATGTACATTCGGAACCGGGTTGATACGTCCCCCACTGTCGTTCCCTGGCACACCATGAGCAAacacttccttctctttttgaGCGTAATGCTGATCATGTTTGGTCTTGGAGAGATCTACCCATCCTACAGGCCTGTG GGACCGAAGCAATATCCCTTCAATGACCTGTAtctggagagaggaggagatcCCAATAAAGAGCCACCAGCAGTGATACACTATGAAATTTGA